Below is a genomic region from Caulobacter rhizosphaerae.
ATAGCCGACATCGCGGATGGCTGAAACCCGATACAATCCGCCGCCGTCCAGGCGGTCGACCAGACCCGGCCGCCAGTTGCGGTCGCTGTTCACGGTCATCGCCCGGATCTTGAAATCGTGGCCCTCGGTGTTCATTTCACGGACCCGGCCGCCCACCGCCGCCAGCTCCGGCGAGGCCTCCAGATGAGCGATCGCGGCCGGCAGGAAGTCCGGGTGGAGCACCATGTCGCCGTCCATGAGGTAGAAATAGTCGCCGTCGGCCTGCTGAAACGCCAGTTGCGCGCCCGCGCCGCAGGAGCGTTGGGAAGGATCGGCCAGCTGCACGACCCGTACCGGCAAGGCCGAGGCGATCTCCACTGTTCGGTCCGTCGATCCGGAATCCGCCAGAACCACCTCGCCCCCGAAGGGCTCGGCCGCGCGCAGGGCGCTCGTCAGGGTTTCGGCTATGCGCTGCTCCTCGTTCAACGCCTTGACGCCAATGGTCAGTTTCATGGCCGTGACCCCGTCTCGAGGGACGGGTTCGGGACGGTCGCTTGCCATCGGCTCTTTGCTCGCCAGATCCACGCCGCGACCACCGCCTCGCCCAGGAGCACGCCGACCAGTGAATAGAGCGGCCCGCCGATCAGCAGGAACCCAGCGACGCCGACGATCGACACGCCGCACGAGACCATGCTGGCGTGAGCCAGCGGCTTGAACTGTCCGGCGGCCTGAAGCAGGACGCTTTCTGGCGTCCGCAACGTCCGCACGCCGGCGATCGCCAGCCACAGCAGGGTGCCGATCACCAGGTAGTGTCGGTCGTAGTCCTTGGGGAACAGCGCGCCTGGCGCGTAGCGCATCATCACCAGGGCGACCACCACGGTCGCTATCCAGGCGATGGCCAGCATGGCCCGGAAGAATCGCACCGTGGCGAAGGTCTCCTGGTGGCGATCTTCCGCCAGTTGCCGCGCCATCTGAGGCCGTTCAAATTCCGTAAGGGCGTTGGTGGTGACGCTGATCGGGCGCATGAGCAGGGCGCTCGCTGCGAGCGGCGCGAAGGCGGTCGCGCCGCTGATCAGGGTCACGATATAGGCGTGGGCGTTGGCGGTGGCTTCCGTGGTCAGCACGCCGGTAAGAGACCAGCCCGAATGTTCGCGCCAGACCTTGGCGTAGAGCGGCACGGCCCGAGGGCTGACCTCGAGGAATTGCCGCTTCAGGTACCGCGGGCCAAACGGGAGCAGACTTAGCAGGGCGCCCACGAATAGGCCCGCGTAGGGCGCCAGGATTGAAGTGCTGTGCGACAGCGACACCAGGCCGACGCTGCTCAGGAGGGTGAGGCTGTAGACAAGGTCTGAAATCGTCGTCAGCCATTGCTTTCCCATCGCATAGGCGTAGGCGCGCGCGAACCAGCGCAGCAGCATCAACATGGCGTAGCCGGCGAAAAGCAGGCTCGCCGTGGCGTCGGTGCGCAACAGCAGGCCAATCGTCGCGAAAATCGCGAAAGCCACGACTGACAGCGCCAGGCTGGTGGACATCAGGCAGCGGCGCATGACCTGGTCGCGGTCTTCGTCCCGTGACAGCAGGATCGGCATGGGCGCGCAGAACAAAGCGCTCCAAAGGCCCGTGCTAAGCTGGGAGGCCACCAATAGAAACGAAAACGTCCCGAACGCGCCGGGATCCAGAACGTGCAGCAATTGTACGGAGAGGACGAACTGTGATCCGGCCGTCCCCACCGGACCCGCCGCGGCCAGGCCATAGCGCAAGGTCTTCCACACCAGCCGCGCCAGGGGCGATCGGTCCGGTCTCACGGATGCAGAGGAACCGGCGGCCATGGCTTGAGAAGCCGGTTCAAGCACGGGTCGGCGATTTTAGGTGCGCCGACGAAGCGCCGCGCCGTTCGGACGAGGACGGACGCACCGGCTTGGAGGAACGTCGCAAGACCACGCCTGTAAGCGCGATAGTGATCATGAGGAACACCTCGATGATGGTGTCTCGATCGAGCAGACTGGATTCGGTCATGTTATGGCCGGCGCAGAAGACCAGAAGGGCCGCGGGTAGGGCGACTTGGGCGCGCGCGGTCGTGTTGGCGCCCAGCAGCCTGCCCGCGGGCGCCAGTATCGAGGCGACAACGGCCAGGACCAGGCCCGGAATGCCGATCTGCACCAGCAGGTCCAGGTAACCGTTGTGCCCGTTTCCGAGCTGGCTGACCCAGTTTCTCGTGTACTGGTACACCGGACTATCTTCACCGATGTTCCAGAACGACCCATAGCCGGAGCCGGTAAAGGGGTGGTCTTCGGCGAACGCGATCAGGTGCGGCCAGATCTGCACTCGGCCGGTCAGCGCGTCCTTGCGGGAAAAGGGGCCAAGCATCTCGTCCCACCATGTCATCGTACTGAGCATGACGACGATGCTGACGATGGTGAGAACCGGTATCAGAGCGATCCGATACTTGGGATTGAAGCGTAGGGCGATCAGGCCGCAAGCGGCGGCGGTCACCAACATGCCCATCGATGTCTTGGATTGGGTTCGAAAGAGATAGTAGGCGGCCCCGGCGATCACGCCGAGTCGGACGGCCAGCCACATCCGCTGGCCGCCAAACGCGAAGACCAGTATCGTCAGCGCGCAGATCGCACCGGTGAAGTTCTTTTGCGGCAGTAGCCCGCGCCAGTCGCCGACCAGCCCTGCGTCCATCGAGTCGGTGAGGCCATGTATGGCTGACGGCCACACGGCGATTGCGATGTAGTTGGCCACGAGCAGCCCGGCCAGGAAGATCATGGTCGTCTTGATCGTGCGATCGTAGCCGCAGTCGTCAATCACCATGAAGATCGTCCAGATGATGATCGTGGTCAGCAGGAGGCGTCTGGCGCCGATGAGCGGATCGATCGCCCAGGTCAGGCTGATCCAACACCACGCGACCGTCAGCATCAGGGTGATTGGAACGGTCGTCAGCTTGGCGCGCTGCTTTAAGGCTCCGACCGCCCAAATGGTAAGCCCGAACAGAACGATGTAGCTGGATTGGCGGAAGAGGTTGCCGTCGCCGGTCATCTGCCCGCCGCTGGTGATGATCGGCGCGACCACCATCAGGGTCAGGAGTACGAACAGAATATAGACCGACGGGATCAGGAAAGGCCGTGGTCCCGCGCTGCGGCGCCGCTCACCGGTTTCGGCCATGGTCACGCCCTCGTTCCTTTGTTGTATTCAAGGTCCCGCTCGCCTTTGCGCCGTCTTGACGCGAGCCGACTGGCGCGGGCCCCTCTAGAACAGAGGCCGCGCCAAGAGGCAATACGAAGGCGCGTTCGCCCCCTGCAGCGGCGGCGCGACGCTCCAAATCGCAGCGTCCAGAGTTCATGCCCGATCCAGAAGGCCTTCATAGGCTGTGATCATGGTGTCGTAGGCGGCGGCGGCTCCCAGGGCCGCGGCGCGCGATGCGGCGGCGGCGTAATGATCTGGGTCGTCCAGCAGGTGAAGGATCTCCCGCGCCAGCGCCCGGTCGTCGTGCACGCCCGCCACCGCCCCGCAGAGCGCGCCGTCGGGCGCGGAAATGCCCTCGATCTGCACCTGGGCGTCGGACACGACCAGCGGCAAGCCAAGCTTGGCGGCTTCGATCAAGGCCAGGCTATGGCCCTCGAACAGGCTCGGTTGAACGAAGACATCGCCGCCGGCCAAGATGTTCAGCGCTTCCTTTCGAGGGTGGAAACCCAGGAATTCAACCCGTTCGGCGACGCCGAGCTCGCGGGCCAGCGCCTTCAGGGCCGCCTCATCGGGCCCTTCGCCGACGATCCGGATCGTGACGTCGGGCATATGCACC
It encodes:
- a CDS encoding O-antigen ligase family protein; this translates as MAETGERRRSAGPRPFLIPSVYILFVLLTLMVVAPIITSGGQMTGDGNLFRQSSYIVLFGLTIWAVGALKQRAKLTTVPITLMLTVAWCWISLTWAIDPLIGARRLLLTTIIIWTIFMVIDDCGYDRTIKTTMIFLAGLLVANYIAIAVWPSAIHGLTDSMDAGLVGDWRGLLPQKNFTGAICALTILVFAFGGQRMWLAVRLGVIAGAAYYLFRTQSKTSMGMLVTAAACGLIALRFNPKYRIALIPVLTIVSIVVMLSTMTWWDEMLGPFSRKDALTGRVQIWPHLIAFAEDHPFTGSGYGSFWNIGEDSPVYQYTRNWVSQLGNGHNGYLDLLVQIGIPGLVLAVVASILAPAGRLLGANTTARAQVALPAALLVFCAGHNMTESSLLDRDTIIEVFLMITIALTGVVLRRSSKPVRPSSSERRGASSAHLKSPTRA